A genomic window from Amia ocellicauda isolate fAmiCal2 chromosome 15, fAmiCal2.hap1, whole genome shotgun sequence includes:
- the LOC136771815 gene encoding potassium voltage-gated channel subfamily A member 5 has product MEIALVSLENGGTTNTGSGGSTTVLNLPQEAFVQSGLNQGYGKELNTFSRLQQGSWKMNDMNNTFSSSENAMDALLRADHSPHLFDEDALDMDLDNESSERVLINIAGLRFETQLGTLNQFPDTLLGDPDKRIKYFDPLRNEYFFDRNRPSFDGILYFYQSGGKIRRPVNVSIDVFADEIRFYELGEEAMERFREDEGFIKEEEKPLPTNDFQKQVWLIFEYPESSSPARGIAIVSVLVILISIITFCLETLPEFRDESELPHSRKNNATQESPSNTLSDPFFIIETTCVIWFTFELIVRFFACPSKSVFSKNIMNIIDIVAIFPYFITLGTELAEQQGNNNGQQAMSLAILRVIRLVRVFRIFKLSRHSKGLQILGQTLKASMRELGLLIFFLFIGVILFSSAVYFAEADEPESHFSSIPDAFWWAVVTMTTVGYGDMRPITVGGKIVGSLCAIAGVLTIALPVPVIVSNFNYFYHRETDQEEQTSLKDEPSSGHTTPCNELKRSRSRTSLNKSTGNLDNNEEASVGRPVEKANLKANSNMDIKRSLYALCLDTSRETDL; this is encoded by the coding sequence ATGGAGATAGCCTTGGTAAGTTTGGAAAACGGCGGGACTACGAACACAGGCAGCGGAGGCAGTACAACCGTGCTGAATCTCCCCCAAGAAGCCTTTGTGCAATCTGGACTCAACCAGGGCTACGGGAAAGAGCTCAACACTTTCAGCCGCCTGCAACAGGGCTCCTGGAAAATGAACGACATGAACAACACTTTCAGCAGCAGCGAGAATGCCATGGATGCGCTCCTGCGCGCTGATCACAGCCCTCATCTCTTTGACGAGGATGCGCTGGACATGGACCTGGACAACGAGAGCAGCGAGCGGGTCCTCATCAACATCGCAGGGCTGCGGTTCGAGACTCAGCTCGGCACCCTCAACCAGTTCCCCGACACTTTGCTCGGAGACCCAGATAAAAGGATCAAGTACTTCGACCCTCTGCGAAACGAGTATTTCTTCGACCGCAACCGACCCAGTTTTGATGGGATCCTTTATTTTTATCAGTCCGGAGGGAAAATTAGGAGACCTGTCAATGTCTCCATAGACGTGTTTGCGGACGAGATTCGCTTTTACGAACTGGGGGAAGAGGCGATGGAAAGGTTCCGCGAAGACGAGGGCTTTATCAAAGAGGAGGAGAAGCCTCTGCCCACGAATGACTTCCAGAAGCAGGTATGGCTCATTTTCGAGTACCCGGAGAGCTCCAGCCCTGCCCGGGGTATCGCTATCGTTTCTGTCCTCGTCATCCTCATATCCATCATCACCTTTTGTCTGGAAACCCTGCCGGAGTTCAGGGACGAGAGCGAGCTGCCCCACTCCAGAAAGAACAACGCCACCCAGGAGTCGCCCTCCAACACGCTCTCAGACCCCTTCTTCATCATAGAGACTACCTGTGTGATCTGGTTCACTTTTGAACTCATAGTGCGCTTCTTTGCGTGTCCGAGCAAGTCTGTGTTTTCCAAAAACATCATGAATATAATAGACATTGTTGCTATCTTCCCCTACTTCATCACTCTGGGCACAGAACTGGCGGAGCAACAGGGCAACAATAACGGGCAGCAGGCCATGTCTCTGGCCATACTGAGGGTCATTCGCCTGGTGCGGGTCTTCAGGATATTCAAGCTGTCCAGACACTCCAAAGGGCTGCAGATTCTGGGGCAGACCCTGAAGGCCAGCATGAGAGAGCTCGGGCTTTTAATCTTTTTCCTCTTCATCGGGGTCATCCTGTTCTCCAGCGCGGTTTACTTCGCAGAGGCAGACGAGCCCGAGTCTCATTTCTCCAGCATCCCCGACGCCTTCTGGTGGGCTGTGGTCACGATGACCACGGTGGGCTACGGGGACATGCGGCCCATCACAGTCGGAGGGAAGATAGTGGGCTCCCTGTGCGCCATCGCCGGCGTCTTGACCATTGCCTTGCCGGTGCCCGTCATTGTGTCCAACTTCAATTATTTCTACCACCGGGAGACGGACCAGGAAGAGCAGACCTCCCTGAAAGATGAACCCAGCAGTGGACACACGACCCCCTGCAACGAGCTGAAGAGGAGCCGCAGTCGGACATCGCTCAACAAGTCCACGGGCAACCTGGACAACAACGAGGAGGCCAGTGTGGGCCGGCCTGTGGAGAAGGCTAATCTAAAGGCCAACAGTAACATGGATATTAAAAGATCCCTGTACGCCCTTTGTTTAGATacaagcagagagacagacttGTAA